The genomic region CCGCTATCTCGACTGCAACGACACTTTCATCTCGATCGGCTCGGGCCATCCGAGCGACATGATGGGCGCGTTGCTCGCGGTGGCCGAAGCGCGCGGGTGCTCCGGCCGCGACGCGCTGCTCGCGATCGTCATCGCGTACGAAGTCTTCACCGCATTCGCTGACGCGGTGCCGCTGCGCGATCTCGGCTGGGACCAGGGTGTGTTCGTCGTCGCCGGAGCCGCCGCGGGCGCCGCCAAGCTGCTCGGACTTTCCGAAGCGCAGGCCGCCGACGCGATCGCCATCGCAATCACCGCCAACATCCCGACGCGCCAGACCCGCGCGGGCGAGCTCGCGATGTGGAAGGGCGTTGCCACCGCGGCCGCCGCGCGTTCGGGCGTCTTCGCCGCGCTGCTCGCCGAAAAAGGCATGACCGGGCCGACCGCGGCGTTCGAAGGCAAGAACGGGCTGTGGGAGCAGGTGACGCGGCCGTTCGAGCTGCGCGCGCTGGGCGGCAAAGGCACGCCCGGCGGCATCGAGCGCACCAATCTCAAGTTCTTCCCGTCGGAGTACCACTCACAGGCGCCGCTCTTCATCGCGCTCGGCTTGCGCGAGCGCGTGCGCGTCGAGGACATCGAAGCGATCGACGTGCAGACCTACTGGACCGCCTACAGCGAGATCGGCAGCGAGCCCGAGAAGTGGTCGCCCAGGACGCGCGAGACCGCGGACCACAGCCTGCCGTATCTGCTGGCCCTGGGCTTCATCGAAGGGCGCGTCGGCGCCGACAGCTTCAGCGACGAGCGCATCGCCGACGCCAGGGTCAACGCGCTCATGCACCGCATCCGCATCGCGCACAACGAAAGCTATACCGCGGAGTTCCCGGGCAAGCTGATGACGCGCATCGAAGTGACGACCCGAGGCGGCGAGCGCCTCGTCGGCGAAGCGTCGTATCCCAAGGGTCACGCGAAGAACCCGATGAGCGACGCCGACGTCGAGGCGAAGCTCGCGGGGCTGTGCGCGGGCCTGATGGAAGAGGGCGCGCGCAAGGCGATGGTGGAGGCATTGTGGGCGGTCGACAGCGCGGCGAGCGTTGCTGACGTGCTTGCGCGGGTACGGGTTGTCTGAAGAAGACGTGATGAGGTGAACTGCTTCTCGTCATTCCCGACCCGCGGCAGCGGATGTGATCGGGAATCCATTTCCGACTTTCAACGGTCAGCCGGTTGATCAGGCGATCTTCATGGACGTTGAATCCCCGGAGCATCTGGAGCGTCTCCGTGGCCAGCCGGAGGTGAAGGCCGCAGCGCTGCGCTTCGGACCCGACTCCGCAGCCGAGGTGCGCTTCGAGCGGGCATCCAGGAATGCTCTCTACTGGCCGCCGATCCAGGGTGTGCTCGATCGTATCGCCTCCACGGGTTGCGTCGCCCCCTTACAGCAAGAGTGCGTGGTCTACGGCAGGCCTTGCTGGCTACTCGCGACCAGCCTTGCGTCGTCACCGCAGGCGCCGTTCGCCGTAGCCGTGGTGTCCGCCGATGGCGCTCCGGTTGAAGTCCTGCTCGAGCTGCTGAAGCGCGTCAGCTACGACTACTGGTTCGGCTCGCACTTCTTCAAGTGAAGCTGGCCGGGCGCGACCCGGACGCATCCCCGTGGTGAACGCGCGATGTGCTTGGGCGGCGTTCGTCCTTCGACTTCGCTACGCTCAGGACGAACGGGCTTGCGCGGTGCGTTACGCCGCTGTCGCGGCTAGCGCACCCTACGAAAAGAGCGAGTGGGTCGAGGGCGTTACTTTTTGAACACTGCCTTCGGCATCATCGCGTGCACGCCTCGCGTGCCGTCGACGACCTGGGTCACGTGCAGGTCGATCTGCGCGCTCATCAGCATGTAGGCGTCGTCGCGCGCGAGGCCCTTGGTCATCTCCTGTATCGATTTATCGGTTGTATGTTTATGGCATTATCCGCCGGTCTGCCGCCGCGTTACCGCCCACGCTAGATGCCGCCACTGCGAGGATCCGTCCACGTTGTGCTCGTCGCGCTCGCATGCCTCGTGCTGTGCCACGCGGCGGCCGCCGCGCAAGGCTACCCGGGCGTCATCGAGCTGCGCGTGGACGCGACCGACGTCGACAAGCGCATCGTCCGCGTGCGCGAGACCGTGCCCGTCGCGAGCGGCAGGCTCACGCTGCTCTATCCGCAGTGGATACCGGGCCACCACGCGCCGGCAGGGTCGATCACGCTGCTGGCGGGGCTCACGATCACCGGCGGCGGCCAGACGCTGCCGTGGCTGCGCGACGCCGCGAACGTGCACGCCTTCCAGGTCGACGTGCCCGAAGGCGTCACGAGCCTCGAGCTGTCGTTCCAGTACCTCTCGCCGCTCGACGACACGCAGGGACGCATCGTCGTCACGCAGCACATCCTCGCGTTCCAGTGGCACACCGCCGTCCTGTATCCGGCGGGCTACGCGACCGACGACATCCGTGTGCGCGCGAGCATCGCGCTGCCGGCGGGCTGGCGGCACGCATCGTCGCTGGATGTGGAAGGTCGCAGCGGCGGCAGGGTCCATTTCAAACCGACCAGCCTCACCGAGCTCGTCGATGCGCCGGTGTGGGCGGGGCGCCATCACGCGCATGCCGAGCTCCAGCGCGGCGCGGCGCCGGTTGCGCTGCAAGTCTTCGCCGATCTCCACGAGAGCCTCGAGATGGAGCCGCGTCACGTCGCCGCGCTGTCCGCGGCGGTCGACGAGACCGCCCGCGTGTTCGGCGCTCCGCCGTATCGGCGTTTCGATTTCCTCGTCGCGCTCAGCAACGCGGTGTCGCGCATCGGGCTCGAGCACCAGGGCTCGACCGAGATCGCGACCTATCCCGATTTCTTCACGCGCTGGAACATGCTGCCGTTCGCGCGACCGGTGTTCGTGCACGAGTTCGTCCACGCGTGGAACGGCAAGCGCCATCGGCCGGCCGATCTCGCGACGCGCGACTTCAACGAGGCGATGGGCGGCAGCCTCCTGTGGACGTACGAAGGCCAGACCGAGTTCTGGACCTGGGTGCTCGCCGCACGCTCGGGGCTCCTCACGCGCGAGCAGGCGCGGCAGGCGATCGCGCGCACCGCGGCCTTCCTGGCGCAGCGCTCGGGGCGCGCCTGGCGCAATCTGCAGGACACCAACAACGACCCGGCGATGCGGCACGTGCGGCGTCGAGACTGGTCGAGCTGGCAGCGCGGCGTCGATTACTACGGCGAAGGCCTGTTCCTCTGGCTCGAAGTGGACACGACCCTGCGCCGGCTCACCGAGGGCAAGCGGTCGATGGACGATTTCGCGAGGACATTCTTCTCGCGTCCCGGTTCCGGGCCCGTCGTGACCTATACGTTCGAAGACATCGTCGCGGCGCTGAACGCGATCGCGCCGCACGACTGGCGCGCGTTCCTGCGCGAGCGCCTCGACAGCAACACGCGCGACACCGCGGCGGAGGCGCTGAAGAGTGCGGGCTGGCGCCTCGTGTTCCGCGAGAAGGCGAGCGCCTACGCACAGGCGGTCGAGCGCGAGACGAACGAGACCGACTTCTACTACACGCTCGGCTTCACCGTCGGCCGGCAGGACAGGATCGTGAGCGTGCAATGGGACAGCCCGGCGTACAGGGCGGGCCTCGCAGGCGGCGCGACGCTCGTGGCGGTGAACGGCCGTGCTTACCGCGCGCAAGGCTTAAGGAACGCGATCGCGGACGCGAAGCGGTCGAAGAAGCCGATCGAGCTCCTGGTCCGCAGCGACGACTGGTATCGCACGCTGGCCGTGAGCTATTTCGACGGCCTGCGCTATCCGCATCTCGAGCCGCTGCCCGGCGCGGCCGACGTGCTTTCGACCATAATGACGCCCCTCGGCCAACGAGACGCACCGAAAGACACACCGAAAGACACACCGAAAGACACACCGAAAGAAGGAGACTGACATCAAAGCTTCATTCAACGCCGGGCGTGCGCTGCTCGCCGCCTGCCTGACATTGCCCGCCATTGTTTTCGCGCAGACTTTCCCGTCCAAACCGATCCGCATCGTCGTGCCCGCGGTCCCCGGCGGCGGCACCGACATCCTGGCGCGACTGCTGAGCCCGCGTCTGCAGGCGATCTACGGCCAGAGCGTCGTCATCGAGAACCGCGCCGGCGCATCGACCAACATCGGCACCGAATACACCGCGCGCGCCGCGCCGGACGGTTACACCGTGCTCATCGCGACCACGCCGCACGCGGTGAACCCGACGCTGTTCGGGAAGCTCCCGTTCGATTCGGTCAAGGACTTCACGATGATCAGCCTGCTCGCGCGCACGACCACGGTGCTCGTCGTGCATCCGTCGCTGCCGGTGAAGAGCGTGAAGGAACTGGTCGCGCTGGCCAAGGCGAAACCGGGTCAGCTCACGTCGGCCACGTCCGGCGGCACGTCGCAGTTCCTCGCGGTCGAGATGCTGAAGTCGATGGCGGGCATCGACGTGCTCAACATTCCGTACAAAGGCGCCGGCGCCGCGCTCAACGACACGATCGCCGGCCACGTGCAGTTCCAGGTGAACACCATGCTCGCGGCGCTGCCGTTCATCCGGAACGGCCGCCTGCGCGCGATCGCGGTGTGCGGCGCGAAGCGCTCGGCGTCGCTGCCGAACGTGCCGACCATCGCCGAGACGATCCCGGGGTTCGAGTCGAGCGGCTGGTACGCGCTGCTCGGCCCCGCGGGATTGCCGCGCGACGTGACGATGAAGCACTACGACGCGTTCGGCAAAGCGCTGCACACGCCCGAGATCACCAAGCGCCTCGCCGAGCTCGGCGTCGAAGTCGTCGCCAGCACGCCCGAGGAGCTCGCCAGGCTCATGCCCCAGGAGATCGTGAAGTGGGGGAAGGTGGTGAAAGCGTCGGGCGCGAAGCCGGACTGACCGTTTAACTGCACGTGGTGACGGCTGGGAGCGCGCCTTGCTTGTGCGCCCAACCAGTCGGTCCGAGCTATCGCCTTTGTTGCGTTTCCGCGCTCGGTATGG from Burkholderiales bacterium harbors:
- a CDS encoding MmgE/PrpD family protein translates to MDRTTQKLASYVASLTFEDLPATTVHQAKRRLIDSIGCAIGGYDSEPARIARALAAEASSTPAGRILGSGASTSIEMAAFANTCAIRYLDCNDTFISIGSGHPSDMMGALLAVAEARGCSGRDALLAIVIAYEVFTAFADAVPLRDLGWDQGVFVVAGAAAGAAKLLGLSEAQAADAIAIAITANIPTRQTRAGELAMWKGVATAAAARSGVFAALLAEKGMTGPTAAFEGKNGLWEQVTRPFELRALGGKGTPGGIERTNLKFFPSEYHSQAPLFIALGLRERVRVEDIEAIDVQTYWTAYSEIGSEPEKWSPRTRETADHSLPYLLALGFIEGRVGADSFSDERIADARVNALMHRIRIAHNESYTAEFPGKLMTRIEVTTRGGERLVGEASYPKGHAKNPMSDADVEAKLAGLCAGLMEEGARKAMVEALWAVDSAASVADVLARVRVV
- a CDS encoding peptidase M61, whose product is MLVALACLVLCHAAAAAQGYPGVIELRVDATDVDKRIVRVRETVPVASGRLTLLYPQWIPGHHAPAGSITLLAGLTITGGGQTLPWLRDAANVHAFQVDVPEGVTSLELSFQYLSPLDDTQGRIVVTQHILAFQWHTAVLYPAGYATDDIRVRASIALPAGWRHASSLDVEGRSGGRVHFKPTSLTELVDAPVWAGRHHAHAELQRGAAPVALQVFADLHESLEMEPRHVAALSAAVDETARVFGAPPYRRFDFLVALSNAVSRIGLEHQGSTEIATYPDFFTRWNMLPFARPVFVHEFVHAWNGKRHRPADLATRDFNEAMGGSLLWTYEGQTEFWTWVLAARSGLLTREQARQAIARTAAFLAQRSGRAWRNLQDTNNDPAMRHVRRRDWSSWQRGVDYYGEGLFLWLEVDTTLRRLTEGKRSMDDFARTFFSRPGSGPVVTYTFEDIVAALNAIAPHDWRAFLRERLDSNTRDTAAEALKSAGWRLVFREKASAYAQAVERETNETDFYYTLGFTVGRQDRIVSVQWDSPAYRAGLAGGATLVAVNGRAYRAQGLRNAIADAKRSKKPIELLVRSDDWYRTLAVSYFDGLRYPHLEPLPGAADVLSTIMTPLGQRDAPKDTPKDTPKDTPKEGD
- a CDS encoding tripartite tricarboxylate transporter substrate binding protein — protein: MPAIVFAQTFPSKPIRIVVPAVPGGGTDILARLLSPRLQAIYGQSVVIENRAGASTNIGTEYTARAAPDGYTVLIATTPHAVNPTLFGKLPFDSVKDFTMISLLARTTTVLVVHPSLPVKSVKELVALAKAKPGQLTSATSGGTSQFLAVEMLKSMAGIDVLNIPYKGAGAALNDTIAGHVQFQVNTMLAALPFIRNGRLRAIAVCGAKRSASLPNVPTIAETIPGFESSGWYALLGPAGLPRDVTMKHYDAFGKALHTPEITKRLAELGVEVVASTPEELARLMPQEIVKWGKVVKASGAKPD